A single genomic interval of Syntrophaceae bacterium harbors:
- the phaC gene encoding class III poly(R)-hydroxyalkanoic acid synthase subunit PhaC produces the protein MAPYAMAADLIMARVAGDTAKFHEQLRKAREVLMSPLDTEIAQTPYDVVWQEDRVKLKHYHARREPLLKTPLFIVYAQVNRETMLDLQPGRSVVETFLNAGLDIYMLDWGYPTRKDRFLNLDDHINGYIDGAVDFILETHGLDQLNIMAICQGGTMSVIYAALHPEKVKNLVLTVTPTNFDHDAGLLNVWARSLDPDKLVASYGNIPGDIMNLGFLLLNPARLMIDKYVGFLENIHNKDFVENFVRMERWIFDSPDLPGEAFREFIQWMFRENRLIKNELVIGGKKVDLKNITMPVLNIYGKYDHLVPPAACDQLTSKIGSTDKEDVCLDTGHIGIYVSSKTQRQFGPKIIHWLTERDEAPGPADGETKKSASRKKKAGATAEGE, from the coding sequence ATGGCCCCCTACGCCATGGCGGCCGACCTGATCATGGCCCGGGTGGCCGGCGACACGGCGAAGTTCCACGAGCAGCTCCGGAAGGCCCGGGAGGTGCTCATGAGCCCGCTGGATACGGAAATCGCCCAGACCCCCTACGACGTCGTCTGGCAGGAGGACCGCGTCAAGCTGAAGCACTACCACGCCAGGAGGGAGCCCCTGCTCAAGACCCCGCTCTTCATCGTCTACGCCCAGGTCAACCGGGAGACGATGCTCGACCTGCAGCCCGGCCGCAGCGTCGTGGAGACCTTCCTCAACGCAGGCCTCGACATCTACATGCTCGACTGGGGCTACCCGACCCGCAAGGACCGCTTCCTCAACCTCGACGATCACATCAACGGCTACATCGACGGCGCCGTGGACTTCATCCTGGAGACGCACGGCCTGGATCAGCTCAACATCATGGCGATCTGCCAGGGCGGGACGATGAGCGTCATCTACGCCGCGCTGCACCCGGAGAAGGTCAAGAACCTGGTGCTCACGGTCACGCCGACGAACTTCGACCACGACGCGGGGCTGCTCAACGTGTGGGCCCGCTCGCTTGACCCGGACAAGCTGGTGGCCTCCTACGGCAACATCCCCGGCGACATCATGAACCTGGGGTTTCTCCTCCTGAACCCGGCGCGGCTCATGATCGACAAGTACGTGGGGTTCCTGGAGAACATCCACAACAAGGACTTCGTGGAGAACTTCGTCCGCATGGAACGCTGGATCTTCGACAGCCCCGATCTCCCGGGCGAGGCCTTCCGCGAGTTCATCCAGTGGATGTTCCGGGAGAACCGGCTCATCAAGAACGAGCTGGTTATCGGGGGGAAGAAGGTGGACCTGAAGAACATCACCATGCCCGTGCTCAACATCTACGGCAAGTACGACCACCTCGTGCCGCCTGCTGCATGCGATCAGCTCACGAGCAAGATCGGCAGCACGGACAAGGAGGATGTCTGCCTCGACACGGGCCACATCGGCATCTACGTGAGCTCCAAGACGCAGAGGCAGTTCGGCCCGAAGATCATCCACTGGCTGACGGAGCGAGACGAGGCACCCGGGCCGGCGGACGGCGAAACGAAGAAGTCCGCCTCCAGGAAGAAAAAGGCCGGGGCAACGGCCGAAGGGGAATAA
- a CDS encoding HNH nuclease family protein has product MAKMSFGKKGNRVRTTVSVPRPAGERPVEEVVREMKEGMQRPPGEDYRERSLAIHGLICARCAREFDASNRHLLTVHHRDGNHHNNPPDGSNWENLCVYCHDDVHSRGLLGDYYGGRGEREKHLVHSSGAPGDAGAGLSGLGAKLQKALEEKGKKRK; this is encoded by the coding sequence ATGGCCAAGATGTCATTCGGCAAGAAAGGGAACCGTGTCCGCACGACCGTCTCGGTTCCCAGGCCGGCGGGCGAGCGGCCCGTCGAAGAGGTCGTCCGGGAGATGAAGGAAGGCATGCAGCGCCCGCCCGGCGAGGACTACCGGGAGCGCTCGCTCGCCATCCACGGCCTCATCTGCGCGCGCTGCGCCCGCGAGTTCGACGCCTCGAACCGTCACCTGCTCACGGTCCATCACAGGGACGGAAACCACCACAACAACCCCCCCGACGGCAGCAACTGGGAGAACCTCTGCGTGTACTGCCACGATGACGTCCACAGCCGCGGGCTTCTCGGTGACTACTACGGCGGCCGCGGGGAGCGGGAAAAGCACCTCGTCCACTCGAGCGGCGCACCGGGGGACGCGGGTGCCGGTCTCTCGGGCCTGGGGGCGAAACTGCAGAAGGCCCTCGAGGAGAAGGGAAAAAAACGCAAATAG
- a CDS encoding class II aldolase/adducin family protein, translating into METPAREIHGGVKFKTEFVSAAIPTDTRLEELKAWCAEFHRRKFAPPYGEFPQGNLSFRLRPGEDAFIITGSQVGWKDLLADDRFVTVHGCDMDRGIVYASGNRDPSSESMLHFAVYRARKDVQAVFHGHSREILRCADRPPDIPETREPHPYGSLELARGVLDVLGNADFVIMKRHGFISLGRSMDEAGRRAIDVHQRCLRQAEGGNAP; encoded by the coding sequence ATGGAGACACCGGCGAGGGAAATACACGGGGGTGTCAAGTTCAAGACGGAGTTTGTCTCCGCGGCAATCCCCACCGATACACGGCTGGAGGAACTCAAGGCCTGGTGCGCCGAGTTTCACCGGCGCAAGTTCGCCCCGCCCTACGGCGAGTTCCCCCAGGGGAACCTGAGCTTCCGTCTCCGGCCCGGCGAGGACGCCTTCATCATCACGGGCTCCCAGGTGGGCTGGAAGGATCTCCTTGCCGACGACCGGTTCGTCACCGTGCACGGCTGCGACATGGACAGGGGCATCGTCTACGCGAGCGGCAATCGGGACCCCTCCTCGGAGAGCATGCTCCATTTTGCCGTCTACCGGGCCCGGAAAGACGTGCAGGCGGTCTTCCACGGGCACAGCCGGGAGATTCTCCGGTGCGCCGACCGGCCGCCGGACATCCCGGAGACGAGGGAGCCACACCCTTACGGGAGCCTGGAACTGGCAAGAGGCGTTCTCGACGTGCTCGGCAACGCCGATTTCGTGATCATGAAGCGGCACGGGTTCATCTCCCTGGGCCGTTCGATGGACGAGGCGGGCAGGCGGGCCATTGACGTGCATCAGCGGTGCCTGCGGCAGGCGGAAGGGGGGAATGCGCCATGA
- a CDS encoding GAF domain-containing protein, producing the protein MDYIKAISKVGRALGTTIERDKLLEMIVHSAVDTMKAKAACLFLASDEAQDQYIAVAQTGLSKGYMHAAPSRMAPTMKLLEKEGFIHYREAQKDDRVQNRESKVKEGIGSILVVPVRSEDALIGCLALYTAEIRDFSEMEIEFLTVLAEQGGMAIQKACLIEKLRKTTRIFLEMASSIAASTDIKTILQTLTEDVAKTLNVKAASIRLLDENRVTLRLAASYGLSEKYLKKGPVSAEKSIAQALQGKPVVVKDAATDAGVQYRKEKKEEGIVTILSVPIKSREEVIGVLRLYSAVPRDFTEDEIQFVNALAYMGGVAIQNMQLMAMLKDDVKDLRENVWIFKSWF; encoded by the coding sequence ATGGACTACATCAAGGCAATCAGCAAAGTCGGCCGCGCCCTCGGCACGACGATCGAACGGGACAAGCTCCTGGAGATGATCGTGCATTCCGCCGTCGACACGATGAAGGCCAAGGCGGCCTGCCTGTTCCTCGCCAGCGACGAGGCGCAAGACCAGTACATCGCCGTGGCCCAGACGGGGCTCTCCAAGGGCTACATGCACGCCGCCCCGAGCCGGATGGCGCCCACGATGAAACTGCTCGAGAAAGAGGGGTTCATCCACTACCGTGAGGCCCAGAAGGACGACCGGGTCCAGAACAGGGAATCCAAGGTCAAGGAGGGGATCGGATCCATCCTGGTCGTCCCCGTCCGGTCCGAGGATGCCCTGATCGGATGCCTGGCGCTCTACACGGCCGAGATCCGCGACTTCTCCGAGATGGAGATCGAGTTCCTCACGGTGCTCGCCGAGCAGGGCGGCATGGCCATCCAGAAGGCCTGCCTCATCGAGAAGCTGCGAAAGACCACGCGCATCTTCCTCGAGATGGCGTCCAGCATCGCGGCCAGCACGGACATCAAGACGATCCTCCAGACCCTCACGGAGGACGTGGCCAAGACCCTGAACGTCAAGGCGGCCTCGATCCGCCTCCTGGACGAGAACCGCGTGACCCTGCGGCTCGCGGCAAGCTACGGCCTTTCGGAGAAGTACCTCAAGAAGGGCCCCGTCTCGGCGGAGAAGAGCATCGCCCAGGCCCTGCAGGGAAAGCCCGTGGTCGTCAAGGATGCCGCCACCGATGCCGGCGTACAGTACCGCAAGGAGAAGAAGGAGGAAGGCATCGTCACGATCCTCAGCGTACCCATCAAGAGCCGCGAGGAGGTCATCGGCGTGCTGCGGCTCTACAGCGCCGTGCCCCGGGACTTCACGGAGGACGAGATCCAGTTCGTCAACGCCCTGGCCTACATGGGCGGCGTGGCGATCCAGAACATGCAGCTGATGGCAATGCTGAAGGACGACGTGAAGGATCTGCGCGAGAACGTCTGGATCTTCAAATCGTGGTTTTAG
- a CDS encoding 3-oxoacid CoA-transferase — translation MADYNTMELMICTAARELEDGACVGVGTGAPCAAAMLAQKAHSPNLVILFEAGGAAPLIPEMPISVGDSRTTWKAVMASGMCEIMETACRGMLDYTFLGGAQIDMYGNLNSTRIGPDHQKPKVRFPGSGGANDFASFCWRMMVMTPQDPKRFVEKVSYITTPGWLQGGDSRAKSGLPLGAGPYKIITNMAVMDFEPESKRMRIIAINPGYSEKDVQDNCGFELLKAKKIVENKPPTKQELSILRDQIDPYRYVIGR, via the coding sequence ATGGCTGACTATAATACGATGGAACTGATGATCTGCACCGCCGCACGGGAACTGGAAGACGGCGCGTGCGTCGGCGTGGGCACCGGCGCCCCCTGCGCGGCGGCGATGCTCGCGCAGAAGGCCCACTCCCCGAACCTCGTGATCCTGTTCGAGGCGGGCGGCGCGGCCCCCCTGATCCCCGAGATGCCGATTTCCGTCGGCGATTCCCGGACCACCTGGAAGGCCGTCATGGCCAGCGGCATGTGCGAGATCATGGAGACGGCCTGCCGCGGCATGCTGGACTACACCTTCCTCGGCGGGGCCCAGATCGACATGTACGGCAACCTCAACTCGACCCGCATCGGGCCGGACCACCAGAAGCCCAAGGTCCGCTTCCCGGGCAGCGGCGGCGCCAACGACTTCGCCTCCTTCTGCTGGCGGATGATGGTCATGACGCCCCAGGACCCCAAGCGCTTCGTCGAGAAGGTCAGCTACATCACGACGCCGGGATGGCTCCAGGGCGGCGACTCCCGGGCCAAGAGCGGTCTTCCCCTCGGGGCGGGCCCCTACAAGATCATCACGAACATGGCCGTCATGGACTTCGAGCCCGAGAGCAAGCGCATGCGGATCATCGCGATCAACCCGGGCTACTCGGAGAAGGACGTCCAGGACAACTGCGGCTTCGAGCTTCTGAAGGCGAAGAAAATCGTCGAGAACAAGCCGCCCACGAAGCAGGAGCTCAGCATCCTGCGTGACCAGATTGATCCTTACCGCTACGTTATAGGAAGATAG
- a CDS encoding NAD(+) synthase, producing MKDFFNLYSHGFIRAAVCVPEVRVADVTFNTEQTIALAKQAAAKKALFALFPELGLSAYTNEDLFHQEALLKRVREALGLLLERTKGLGTILVVGAPLRVDSFLFNCGIVMHRGRILGAALKSYLPNYREFYEGRQFRPAEDALSKTVSLCGQRDVPFGADLIFEAENVPGFAFHIEICEDLWVPVPPSSFAALAGATVLANLSASNITIGKSEYRHSLAANQSARCVAAYLYAAAGPGESTTDLAWDGQAMAYENGTLLCESERFSGKTQMILADIDLDRLVQDRMRLTSFSQNARHLRDRAERFRRIPFAVEIPRGRILLSRQYARFPYVPADPAKRDERCYEAYNIQVQGLATRLKASGIPNVVIGVSGGLDSTHALIVAARAMDLLGRPRSCVKAYTMPGFATSDKTYRNANRLMKALGVEANEIDIRPSCMQMFRDIGHPFAKGKKVYDITFENVQAGERTSHLFRLANLRNAIVLGTGDLSELALGWCTYGVGDHMSHYNVNVSVPKTLIQYLIRWVASTNQFDRTTSETLLDILATEISPELVPGVSGGQPAQRTEDTIGPYELQDFNNFYTTRFGYLPTKTAFIAWHAWRDRTAGTWPEVPEERRNEYTIGQIKRWLTVYLERFFRTSQFKRSCIPNGPKVGSGGSLSPRGDWRAPSDSEAAAWLENAKEIPDR from the coding sequence ATGAAGGACTTCTTCAACCTCTACAGCCACGGCTTCATCCGGGCCGCCGTCTGCGTCCCCGAGGTCCGCGTCGCCGACGTGACGTTCAACACGGAACAGACGATCGCGCTGGCCAAGCAAGCCGCGGCCAAGAAGGCCCTCTTCGCCCTGTTCCCCGAACTCGGGCTCTCGGCCTACACCAACGAGGACCTCTTCCACCAGGAAGCCCTGCTGAAGCGGGTCCGGGAGGCCCTGGGCCTCCTCCTCGAGAGGACGAAGGGCCTCGGCACGATCCTCGTCGTGGGGGCGCCCCTGCGGGTCGACTCGTTCCTCTTCAATTGCGGCATCGTGATGCACCGGGGCCGGATCCTGGGTGCGGCTCTCAAATCCTACCTGCCCAACTACCGCGAGTTCTACGAGGGCCGCCAGTTCCGCCCCGCCGAGGACGCCCTGTCGAAGACGGTGAGCCTCTGCGGCCAGCGGGACGTCCCCTTCGGGGCGGATCTGATCTTCGAGGCGGAGAACGTCCCGGGGTTTGCCTTCCACATCGAGATCTGCGAGGACCTCTGGGTCCCCGTGCCGCCGTCGAGCTTCGCGGCGCTGGCGGGCGCCACGGTCCTGGCAAACCTGTCGGCCTCGAACATCACCATCGGCAAGTCGGAGTACCGGCACAGCCTGGCGGCCAACCAGTCGGCCCGCTGCGTGGCGGCTTACCTCTACGCGGCGGCGGGACCCGGCGAGTCGACGACGGACCTGGCCTGGGACGGCCAGGCCATGGCCTACGAGAACGGGACGCTGCTCTGCGAGTCGGAGCGCTTCTCCGGAAAGACGCAGATGATCCTCGCCGACATCGACCTGGACCGACTCGTCCAGGACCGGATGCGCCTGACGAGCTTCAGCCAGAATGCACGGCACCTCCGGGACCGGGCGGAGCGGTTCCGCAGGATTCCCTTCGCCGTGGAGATCCCGAGGGGCCGCATCCTGCTTTCCCGGCAGTACGCCCGGTTCCCCTACGTGCCGGCCGACCCCGCGAAGCGCGACGAGCGGTGCTACGAGGCCTACAACATCCAGGTCCAGGGTCTCGCCACGCGGCTGAAGGCCTCGGGGATTCCCAACGTCGTCATCGGGGTCTCCGGCGGCCTCGACTCCACCCACGCGCTCATCGTGGCGGCACGGGCGATGGACCTGCTGGGCCGGCCCCGGTCCTGCGTGAAGGCCTACACGATGCCGGGCTTTGCCACGTCGGACAAGACCTACCGTAACGCCAACCGCCTGATGAAGGCCCTGGGCGTGGAGGCCAACGAGATCGACATCCGCCCGAGCTGCATGCAGATGTTCCGCGACATCGGACACCCCTTCGCGAAGGGCAAAAAGGTCTACGACATCACCTTCGAGAACGTCCAGGCCGGCGAGCGGACGAGCCACCTTTTCCGCCTCGCCAACCTGCGAAACGCCATCGTCCTGGGGACGGGCGATCTCAGCGAGCTGGCCCTGGGCTGGTGCACCTACGGCGTGGGCGACCACATGTCGCACTACAACGTCAACGTGAGCGTCCCGAAGACCCTCATCCAGTACCTGATCCGCTGGGTCGCCTCGACGAACCAGTTCGACCGGACGACCTCGGAAACGCTGCTGGACATCCTGGCCACGGAGATCAGCCCCGAGCTGGTGCCCGGGGTGAGCGGCGGCCAGCCGGCGCAGCGGACGGAGGACACGATCGGGCCCTACGAGCTGCAGGATTTCAACAACTTCTACACGACCCGCTTCGGCTACCTGCCCACGAAGACCGCCTTCATCGCCTGGCACGCCTGGCGGGACAGGACGGCGGGCACATGGCCCGAGGTGCCCGAGGAGAGGCGCAACGAGTACACGATCGGCCAGATCAAGCGCTGGCTCACGGTCTACCTCGAGCGGTTCTTCCGGACGAGCCAGTTCAAGCGCTCCTGCATCCCCAACGGGCCGAAGGTGGGCTCCGGCGGATCGCTCTCGCCGCGGGGCGACTGGCGGGCGCCCAGCGACAGCGAGGCCGCCGCGTGGCTGGAGAACGCGAAGGAAATCCCGGACCGTTGA
- a CDS encoding MaoC family dehydratase, with product MIGKTIDEMNVGDAAEMAKTVTETDVYLFAGITGDFNPAHVNEAYAKNTFFKGRIAHGMLSAGFISAVLAMKLPGPGSIYISQSLEFKAPVRIGDTVTARVEVKEKVPEKNRVTFRTTCTNQDGTLLVDGEAVIMAPKPPKK from the coding sequence ATGATCGGCAAGACGATTGACGAGATGAACGTCGGTGATGCGGCGGAGATGGCCAAGACCGTCACAGAGACGGATGTCTACCTCTTCGCGGGGATCACAGGGGACTTCAACCCGGCCCACGTCAACGAGGCCTACGCAAAGAACACCTTCTTCAAGGGCCGGATCGCCCACGGGATGCTTTCGGCGGGATTCATCTCGGCCGTGCTTGCCATGAAGCTGCCCGGCCCGGGATCCATTTACATCAGCCAGAGCCTGGAGTTCAAGGCCCCCGTCCGGATCGGCGACACCGTCACGGCGCGCGTGGAGGTCAAGGAAAAGGTGCCCGAGAAAAACCGCGTCACGTTCCGGACGACCTGCACGAACCAGGACGGCACCCTGCTGGTGGACGGGGAGGCCGTGATCATGGCACCGAAGCCGCCGAAGAAGTAA
- a CDS encoding class I SAM-dependent methyltransferase — MKTAVLHRLWKEPVRLTGVCETLLIPLWARAVETRRPDAIIRDPIALEIYENLDYDFSKFEGAWMTQTGIAVRTKLLDEATAAFIEDSPRGTVINLGAGLSTRFSRLDNGRIRWYEVDLPEVIALRRAFFRETRRYRCIAGSVTDPATFDRIEAARQPVLILAEGLFMYFAEEEVRSVFGHLSTRFPGAQMLLEMLAPCALGMGRYDPCLSRIAKGSLEFRWALSDCREMESWGCGLRILGESNVLEHHRERWGWLNFFPPQAMSVLGNRIVHLCFSRE, encoded by the coding sequence ATGAAGACGGCTGTCCTTCACCGGCTGTGGAAAGAGCCCGTGCGGCTCACCGGGGTCTGCGAGACCCTGCTGATCCCCCTCTGGGCCCGGGCCGTCGAGACCCGGCGTCCCGACGCGATCATCCGGGACCCGATCGCCCTGGAGATCTACGAGAATCTCGATTACGACTTCTCCAAGTTCGAGGGGGCCTGGATGACCCAGACGGGGATCGCCGTCCGCACGAAACTGCTCGACGAGGCGACGGCGGCCTTCATCGAGGACAGCCCCCGGGGCACGGTGATCAACCTCGGGGCCGGCCTCAGCACCCGGTTCTCGCGCCTCGACAACGGGAGAATCCGCTGGTACGAAGTCGACCTGCCGGAGGTCATCGCCCTGCGCCGGGCTTTCTTCCGGGAAACGAGGCGTTACCGCTGCATCGCCGGCTCGGTGACGGACCCCGCCACGTTCGATCGCATCGAGGCGGCCAGGCAGCCCGTCCTGATCCTCGCCGAGGGGCTCTTCATGTACTTTGCCGAGGAAGAGGTCCGGTCCGTCTTCGGGCATCTCTCGACCCGTTTCCCGGGGGCGCAGATGCTGCTCGAGATGCTCGCCCCCTGCGCCCTCGGCATGGGCCGGTACGACCCCTGCCTGTCCCGGATCGCGAAGGGCAGCCTCGAGTTCCGCTGGGCCCTGAGCGACTGCCGGGAGATGGAGTCCTGGGGCTGCGGCCTGCGGATCCTGGGTGAGAGCAACGTCCTGGAGCACCACCGGGAGCGCTGGGGATGGCTGAACTTCTTCCCCCCCCAGGCAATGTCCGTCCTGGGCAACAGGATCGTTCACCTCTGTTTTTCCCGGGAATGA
- a CDS encoding cytoplasmic protein has product MMKRESYRDFDATELYCPRCRRAVRVRKRLLLVLPQGEKYDYSCSFCGTSVGDKLVTSRDNARIILK; this is encoded by the coding sequence ATGATGAAACGAGAATCGTACAGGGACTTCGACGCCACGGAACTCTACTGCCCCCGGTGCAGGCGCGCCGTGCGGGTGCGCAAGCGCCTCCTGCTCGTTCTGCCTCAGGGCGAGAAGTACGACTACTCCTGCTCCTTCTGCGGCACCTCGGTGGGCGACAAGCTCGTCACCAGCAGGGACAACGCCCGCATCATCCTGAAGTGA
- a CDS encoding CoA transferase subunit A, which yields MGAIFTDPDADKAREFFRKKSRALKPKVMSVKEAVEKYVHDGDYLCIGGFGANRIPTAVCHEIVRQGRKNMGFAGHTSTHDFQILCAGEVFDKLDVAYIVGLEARGLSPNARRYMESGKVKVSEWTNYSLSVRFKAAAAGVSFYPSRNIMGTDTFHYSGAKIIQCPFTGTKYAAMPAIWPDVSAIHVHEADIYGNCRIRGITVSDLDVARASKHLIITCERLIQNDEIRRDPSFTSIPYWCVDAVCEVPYGSYPGNMYGEYFSDEEHLREWLKVEENPEEFKKFLDKNIYSCKDHFDYIERNGGMHKLLKLREKEFMFSKARD from the coding sequence ATTGGCGCGATCTTTACAGATCCGGATGCCGACAAGGCAAGGGAGTTTTTCAGGAAGAAGAGCCGCGCTCTGAAGCCCAAGGTGATGTCCGTCAAGGAGGCGGTCGAGAAGTACGTTCATGACGGCGATTACCTCTGCATCGGCGGTTTCGGCGCGAACAGGATCCCCACGGCGGTCTGCCACGAGATTGTCAGGCAGGGCCGCAAGAACATGGGCTTTGCCGGCCACACGTCGACCCACGATTTCCAGATTCTCTGCGCGGGCGAGGTGTTCGACAAGCTCGACGTGGCCTACATCGTCGGCCTCGAGGCCCGCGGTCTTTCCCCCAATGCCCGCCGGTACATGGAAAGCGGGAAGGTGAAGGTCTCGGAGTGGACGAACTACTCCCTGTCGGTACGGTTCAAGGCCGCCGCCGCAGGCGTCTCCTTCTACCCCTCCCGCAACATCATGGGCACCGACACCTTCCACTACAGCGGTGCGAAGATCATCCAGTGCCCCTTCACGGGGACCAAGTACGCGGCCATGCCCGCCATCTGGCCCGACGTGTCGGCCATTCACGTCCACGAGGCGGACATTTACGGCAACTGCCGCATCCGCGGCATCACCGTTTCCGACCTCGACGTGGCCCGCGCCTCCAAGCATCTCATCATCACCTGCGAAAGGCTGATCCAGAACGACGAGATCCGCAGGGACCCCAGCTTCACGTCGATCCCCTACTGGTGCGTCGATGCCGTCTGCGAAGTGCCCTACGGCAGCTACCCGGGCAACATGTACGGTGAGTACTTCTCCGACGAGGAACACCTCAGGGAGTGGCTCAAGGTGGAGGAGAACCCCGAGGAGTTCAAGAAGTTCCTCGACAAGAACATCTACAGCTGCAAGGACCACTTCGACTACATCGAGCGGAACGGCGGGATGCACAAGCTCCTGAAGCTCCGGGAGAAGGAATTCATGTTCTCGAAGGCGAGAGACTAG
- a CDS encoding HD domain-containing protein, which yields MLSRYRPFLQTLFDLAPDLHVAGGAVLDCLLGTPVADVDIVVPPGSAGLASRFAGQTGGTRIAFREGDPDRTTERVAIPSGEDTLIFDFTVRRGASIEEDLALRDFTVTAMALPLDAFLAGDLSRLVDPLGGQSDLRDGVIRAVSGEAFRRDPLRLLRAFRLSAERGFTIHAATLAGIRNDAPLLAGVAGERVRDEIFRILEVTPCHPFIEAMDRVGLLGVVFPETEAMKGVEQNGYHALDVWSHSMLSLRELEAVMSNPREEFGDAGADFPGYLSGGFVRGRSRGALLKLAALLHDAGKPQKASRGAGGETHFYGHAAAGGTVADAVAQRLRLARTERDYLCLLVSSHMHLVHLTAQPARTKKAVLHFFRKYGEDYRALFMLFAADTRATVGPKMTPGRLRGIREAVAGMLRVFETELQPRFREPPLVTGRDLVERFGLREGPLIGDILREVEDARLEGRLHDRESALEYAAVLLKEDKQ from the coding sequence ATGCTCTCGCGGTACCGGCCCTTCCTCCAGACGCTTTTCGACCTTGCACCCGACCTCCACGTGGCCGGCGGGGCCGTGCTGGATTGCCTCCTGGGCACTCCGGTCGCCGACGTGGACATCGTCGTCCCGCCCGGGTCGGCCGGCCTTGCCTCCCGTTTCGCCGGGCAGACGGGGGGCACTAGGATCGCCTTCCGGGAAGGCGATCCGGACCGCACGACGGAGCGGGTCGCAATCCCGTCGGGGGAGGACACCCTGATCTTCGATTTCACCGTGCGGCGCGGCGCCTCCATCGAGGAGGACCTCGCGCTGCGGGATTTCACGGTGACGGCCATGGCCCTTCCCCTCGACGCGTTTCTGGCGGGGGATCTCTCGAGGCTCGTCGACCCGCTGGGGGGGCAGTCGGACCTCCGGGACGGGGTGATCCGGGCCGTCTCCGGCGAGGCCTTCCGCAGGGATCCGCTGAGGCTCCTGCGGGCCTTCCGCCTCTCGGCCGAACGGGGGTTCACCATCCACGCGGCGACCCTGGCGGGAATCCGGAATGACGCGCCGCTCCTTGCCGGGGTTGCGGGCGAGCGGGTCCGAGACGAGATCTTTCGCATCCTCGAGGTCACTCCCTGCCATCCCTTCATCGAGGCGATGGACCGGGTGGGCCTCCTCGGCGTGGTCTTTCCAGAAACGGAGGCTATGAAGGGCGTCGAGCAGAACGGCTACCACGCCCTCGACGTGTGGTCCCATTCGATGCTCAGCCTCAGGGAACTCGAGGCCGTGATGTCTAATCCCCGGGAGGAGTTCGGCGATGCCGGGGCCGATTTCCCGGGTTACCTGTCCGGCGGGTTCGTCCGGGGCCGCAGCCGGGGGGCTCTTTTGAAGCTGGCGGCCCTCCTGCACGATGCCGGCAAGCCGCAGAAGGCGAGCCGCGGCGCAGGGGGCGAGACGCACTTCTACGGCCATGCCGCGGCCGGCGGGACCGTGGCCGATGCCGTGGCGCAGAGGCTGCGGCTTGCGAGGACCGAGCGGGATTACCTGTGCCTTCTCGTGTCGAGCCACATGCACCTTGTGCACCTGACGGCCCAGCCCGCGCGGACGAAAAAGGCGGTCTTGCACTTTTTCAGGAAATACGGCGAAGATTACCGGGCCCTGTTCATGCTGTTTGCGGCCGACACGCGGGCAACCGTCGGCCCGAAGATGACCCCCGGGAGGCTCCGCGGCATTCGGGAGGCCGTGGCGGGGATGCTCCGTGTCTTCGAGACGGAGCTGCAGCCGCGCTTCAGGGAGCCTCCGCTGGTTACCGGGCGGGACCTGGTGGAGCGCTTCGGCCTGCGCGAGGGGCCCCTGATCGGCGACATCCTGCGCGAGGTCGAGGACGCGAGGCTGGAGGGGCGCCTTCACGACCGGGAAAGCGCCCTGGAGTATGCGGCGGTACTGCTGAAGGAGGACAAGCAGTAA